The following DNA comes from Athene noctua chromosome 1, bAthNoc1.hap1.1, whole genome shotgun sequence.
CCTGCTGTTGAAACAGCAGTCCttgggaggagaagcagcaagccTGATAGCTGCTACGCCACTACAGATCAATCTACCTGTGACTTTAAATGGTACCTGCAGTTTATGCGGCTCTTTGCAGTGATACTGCCAGCTTTAAGCAGTTCCCCTGTTTCTACCACCATGGTGCTAGCAGAACCATTAATGAGAACACATGGTAAAGCAGGTCAGGGAATCAGTCAAACTGGAAAGTACCTCgtgtttagttttttttaatggagatgtTTCCAGAGCCATTTCCTGTGCGGTGGCACTAACAGTTCCTTTGGCAGTGGGAAAGGAATTAGGAATGCCATCATAGGATAGTCATTTGTGTTGACCAAGGTTTACACTATGTTCCCACAGGCTGGCACAGTGAGCACTGAATGCTTTTGCTcgcttctttttaaaaacacttgtaAAATGGGCACAGAAGTACTACACTCGACAGATCTTTTATAAAGGTTTTTTCTGCAAAGACTGCTACAGGTTTTCAAAAGGTAACTTTCCAGCCcaaaacagaaacataaaacTGATGCTGTATTTTCACTAGTGTAAGCTGAcctccccttcttccctctctagAAGAGAGATGTGATCCCATACATGCATTGCTGCCTGTTTCTGCCCTTGTGTACTTCATTTCTTTGGCACAGAAATTAATGACTTGGGTTCAGAGGTGATCTAGATCAAAACTCTCAAGGTCAAACTAGTTCACAGCACAAACATTTGTTAGTTCAAGGGACGGGGTGGTGTAGGCATTACAATAAGCCAGGCAGGGAGGGACTGACTTTCAGGCTCTGGTTACCCAGCCACTTTATGGTGACATAAAGTTCTTCCACACCACTCCCTTCTGTGTGTGACACCTCCAGTAGTCATTAAGCTGCACGATGATCCCTGATCAGGAAACTAATCCAGTATGTAGACTTTATACTACATTAAAGTGATCATATGTTTGCAATCTCCATGTTAGTATTGTTGTACGTCAACATAGTCATGAACCTGCAGTTAATGGATGTACAGAAGCATCAGTCAAATACACAGCTAGGTACTGGTTTGATGGAAGTGGGTTTGTACTTGTTTCTTCTATGATTGAGGTTGAACTGGTGAGGTAGCTTCAGGCCTTGCACTGTACATTCCTAGTGCTTCTGAATTAAGCACTCTTGGTTTCAATCTTTGTGCTCCAATTCGTATTTCCAGTAACTTCTTTGCTGATGAACGTGACTTCACACAATTGCTAATTTCTAGggttttccaaaaataaaaaacttaCTGTTGTGCAAGTAGAAGTATTAGAGTGGTTCACATGTCTGTTCTTTCACTGTAGTTTATAAAGATTCTTTTTCTGCTAGGATTTTACTATTTAAGATGGTCTTTcaaaaaaactttctttttagACTTACAATAGCAGCATTAGGAGAAAAGCTTAATGATTACTGGAATGAAATGAAAACGAAGAAGAACGAGGAATATCCATTAGCTTTGCCAGTTGAAGAGATACAGTGAGTATCACTTCTAAATAGAAGAATTTTACATACTGTTATTACAGTTTTACACTCAGTCATGAAAATGAGTTTTTCATGTGAAAGTTCTGATATTTTTCCCGTTACAGAAAACAGCCTGATCAGACATGGGTACAATGCGATGCATGTCTGAAATGGCGGAAACTGCCAGATGGAATAGAGCACTTGCCAGAAAAGTGGTACTGCTCACTGAACCCTGACCCACAATTCCGGTAAAATTAGATTTCAGTGAATATCTAAATACTGCTTTTAGTTCTTATTTTATCACCTGTTACAAATGTGGATATTAAGctctttctgttgcattttttgattatttttttttttcccccccgctTAATTCAGGAATTGTAATGTGCCAGAAGAACCAGAAGATGATGACTTAATACATCCTACATATGAGAAAACTTACAAGAAAAAGTGAGTACTAGAGACTTTCTTACAAGTGTCTCAACACTAGAAAAGGAATGGGAAAAGTAAATGCCCTTTTCTCTCACTTCTGGTATAATACCAACTCTTCTGGGAACATATCCAGCCAGAAAATAGTGCCCTGAAATCAAAACTTGATAGCAGCAGTGAATAGATGAATAGCACTGTTCTTTTCTCTGTTATTAGCATGTTGGCATTACATTCAAGTTTCTCGTTTTGACTTAATACCCGTTTGCCCTCCTAAATCAAAATTAGGAACATCATAACAAAAGGGGCCTCTCATTTAATAATTACTGAGGAGAGCAGTGCAGCAGTTGGTGTTCAAGTACATCTGTCAGAAGGGCATTGTTTTACATTAGTAAGCAGTGTGAGGATAGTTCGGGATGTTAAGAGAAGCAAGCTACTAGGACTGTTAGGAGACCTTCTCTAGGTAACTTATTTTCACAGTCCGCATTGAAGCAGCTGAATACCTCAATACATTTATTTAAGAGGATTCTTAGTGAAGGTGTATGGAAGAAAATCAATGTGGGTAATTTTAACTGATGCTGGCTAGCATTCTAGAAGtgggagtttggggttttttcaggtttttaaaaataaatcttaatctGAGAACTTGTTTGAAGTAAAGCTAACTAAGTTATACTAGCTTCTGAGTTCATGCAGAAAATTTCCATTCAATAAACCAGAATATGTTCATTAGGACTTAATTGTATCTAGCTGATATAAGGAGTAATGTGTTTGCCTTTAGATTTTGAGACTGTTTTGCCTTTAGATTTTGAGACTGTTTTGCCTTTAGATTTTGAGACTGTTTTGCCTTTAGATTTTGAGACTGTTTTGCCTTTAGATTTTGAGACTGTTTTGCCTTTAGATTTTGAGACTGTTTTGCCTTTAGATTTTGAGACTGTTTTGCCTTTAGATTTTGAGACTGTTTTGCCTTTAGATTTTGAGACTGTTTTGCCTTTAGATTTTGAGACTGTTTTGCCTTTAGATTTTGAGACTGTTTTGCCTTTAGATTTTGAGACTGTTTTGCCTTTAGATTTTGAGACTGTTTTGGTTTATAAtgaattaataattttgaatctaagattatttttttttttccttgctgctgtgcagagacaaggaaaaactgaagaaacGACTAGAGTACAGCCACCAGGTAACTCTTGAAGTTGATAGGAAACTGAACTTGGTAGCAGAGTTGGTCTTGGTGGCGACAGTACTATGCGTTTGATCGAACAGGCCAGGCTCTGAGTTAGTTTGCTTTAGCTAGTGGTCAACTGACTGGTTTGacatcctgttttgttttgatggCTGTACAGGTTATGCTCACTATTAGTAAACCAGAAATCACTCATCTTTGCTGTCCAGTGATGGAAAATCCAGCATTGCTTTTTATGTAATACTTAAAGTTGAGGGACAAAGCCCTCCCACAAAATAGTCCTAGAAAATGTCAGTCACTCATACCTGTTTTTATGGCATGACATCTAATTATTGAAAGTAGAGTTGTTGTAGAGCGATGCGATGAGGATATGAAAGTAAAGATGCCCTTAAAACTGAGGCAGGGTGGTGGGGTTGGACAGACTTGGAGTAGCTGCACTTTTGCAAGGAGACATTCAAATTCAGATTCAAATCAGTGTGATTGAGTGATCTGAATGTGTAGATTGTAACTCAGAATCTAATTTCCCAACTGTGTCATAGCTTAAGTTGCTCTCAAAGTAAAGGGCTAACCTAGGATCACTTTATTTCTAGAGAAGAgattttgcatttgctgttttAACTTACATACTTCATTGTATTAATTTTTCATCCATTACTTTACCCAAGTACAAAAGTAATTCTAGAAGTATTAGTCATTTTAGACAAACTGGATAAACTATGAACAGCTTTAACAGAGATGGCTGTCTCATACTTTGTGTATGATGGTCAGACTTCAGACAGAGATACAGCTTGGGAAAAGCTCTTCCCACAGTTCTTTAAAATACCTGCATTTAGAGAAAGACTTGTAAGAtcagaaagctgctttctgagaacaataaataTGCGCATGGAGAGGAGTGTGCAGCTGGTGTAGGGCATTCAGAAGTCTTGTGAGAAATCTGCCAGAAGCCTGTAATTACAATATAGAACTTTCTAGTATGTTGTGTGTCTTCAGCCAATATGAAGGAAATATTTCATGTGCATCAGTAGGGTTTGGGAGGGCTTGTGCGATCATTAAGTTAAGAAAACTGGAGTTTGCAACGTGGAGTCTATTTAGCCTTTCTTATTGCAAAATACTGAGCCTTGGTTCAAGGAGGTCCTTGTACTATACATAAGAAATGTCAGTCAGAATTCTGTGTGTTGCTTAAAccaattctgaaaaatctactaatgtctgtttcttttcttaattaaTATTATCTTGTAGATCaataatgaaatgtttttaaaaacacctgTTTCTTCAAGTAAAGACTTCAAAACATTCTCAGCTGTGAGTGGAAAGGAAGCTGTCCCAAGATCACTTTTAGCAGAAACGTCAAATGCTTCTGTCAAAAGACCTCTGCTTATTTTAAATAGATCAGTATCTTCACCTCATTCTGATTCAGATAACAGGTTAGTGAACCTGTAAAAAGTAAGATAcctgtttaaaattaataacttGAAAATGATGTGTTGTGCGTAGTCCCATCTTCAGGTTATAGCTGCCAAAATTCATATGTTGCTTCTTGGAGCATAGGAAATAGCAGGTTGATTAAAGGTACCTAGAAACCTTGTGAATTACAAAAGTGAATGCAGCAAAAGATACTGTGCGCTGGCAAGGAAAATTGCTTAGTGGTTTGCATGTTTAAGAAAAGCCTGTATCATGCTAAATGCATTCTGCAGTATGTTTTCCTTAACCTCTGTTTGTTAAGGAATGGGTGTGGGGCACTGTTCCCACAAATGCTAAGTTCTTTGTAAATAATGTGTGAAGGTAATAATTTAGTGTGTGGATGTTAGCCCCTTGTTTTTTACAGGAAAAGAATTTTACTCGGGTTGCGCATCTTAAAATACTATGGAGGGAGACATCCCTTTCTAGTTATTGAGTGGTAGTTTTTAATAGTACTTACAGAAACACTAAACATAGTTTGAAACAAATGACTTTGTAGTATTTGAGCAATACAATAATGAGTTTAATATTTTGCTTCTCAGTCTTAAACGGAAGACACTTAGTTGCTTGACACCCGTGTCTTTAAAGACACCTCGATTAAATGACAAAACATTCAACAACcatcatgatgatgatgatgacgaagATGTCATTATTTTAGAGGAGAGCAGTACTCCAAAGCCTTCAGCAGATTCTGATGTTCCTGTAGTAAAAACTGAATGTATTAATTTGGATCAAGAGGACAAGCAGGAAGAAAACTGTGATGTCGGAGAACCTCGCAGTGCAGCTACTTCAGAATCAAGAAGTGAACAGTTGACCTCAGCCACACAGACAGAGCTCCCAAACTTGGTTGTtaaaaaggaagaggtggaagatGACACTGATATTCAAGTTCCCAGGGCAGAGATGGAAACTAAACAGCACAGTGTCAGTGATGTTTCTGAGACATCTGTAGATCTTGGAAATGAACTGAAAAATCAGCTGCAattattaaataaagaaaaagaaatgtaccAAAACAAATGTGAAGTATTAACCAAACATGTagaaacactggaacagaggaTTTTAGAAATGAATAATAAGtgtgtaaaaaaagaaatgtgccATCAGTCAACTGAGACAGTTTCTTCATTTGAAGAAGAAAACGTTCGTGAAAGAAGTTTGGCAGAAGTGACCATTCTCTATGAACAGGCCTTAGAAGAAATAGCAAAACTAAAGGAACAGTGCAGTACCTTGCAAAACTTAAAAACTGAATGCAACAAGTGTGCTGATGGTGAAAATAAGAGTGAGGTAGATGAAATTGCTGTGCAGCTGGATGATGTTTTCAGGCAACTGGACAAGTGCAGCATTGAGAGAGACAGATACAAAAGTGAGGTATGTTTAAGTTAACAATtaacagttaaattttttttaatgggtgttTCATGGTAGTTCTAGTACACAGTGTGTTGTGTATATATAGTTCAGTCCACTAACTAATCAAGCCACctaaaaggaggaagaaatactAAATTACTCTAGGAGTTTCTGGGATTTTTCTTCCATAGATAGAAATAAGCAAACTTGAGAGACACTGCAAGGCTCTGAGTGACTCTGACTACAAGATGAGAGACTGAGCAGGCTTAGAGGGAATACACATGCAGTGGTTCAGCTGACAGCTGGCTATTTTAAAGTAGTTTGTTTAGGTTGTCATATCTTAAAATCGAactgaaatgttaattaaaagCAGTCAAAGTTAAATGATTTCAATTTGTATaagttgtctttattttaatCCACTACAGTTTTATTTgatacataaatttatttttatttacttgcCAGATTGAACTACTAGAAGTGGAAAAAAGTCAAATTGCCTGTCAATGTGAAGAACTCAGAGCAGAAATCGCACAGTTAAAAGCTTCAATTCCAGAAGCAGTAGCACGTGCAAATGATTCTACCACCAGTAATGTAGAAGACTCTGTAAATTTTTCTGATGGAGAAAGGTATCAGTTTTGTTCTTTCTAGCAAAATTTTGGCTGGCTGATTGTATCTGAAGCATCTTGATGAAGGTCATGTCTGATAATCATATAATAAAATGTGTTGTTTGGAATTCTTTTCTGCTGACTCTTGTGACTCCTAACTAAGCAACATTGTCCTTTATCAAGtgagttatttaatttttttttgatttaGGTATTTGTGTGATCAGGGTTGGCCACTGCACAATAGAATGTCATACTGACACCTCctaaaatatcaaaaatgttaTATAGTTTCTAGACACAAACTGCagaacaaagagagagaaaggaggcaggaaagagAGTGATCACTAGCTTATGCTGTGTAGACGAACTTCTgcattctatttttctttcttggatcAGTAGTACTCTACTGAAAggagtttgggtttggttttgaaaaaacTGCTTGCTGCAGACCCATCCTATGGAAATAGGTTGTGTTCAGAGTGTATCTTTGAACTAAATGAGGGTTTAAACTTACAAATAGAGAGCTTGCAGCTCTCAGTTAATCGAAATAGCAGACACAGAAAAGAAGTACACATAGCAGATGGAAGCAAGAATGAGCAGTCCAGCGGGAGTATAGGCACACTGCCTGGGTATGTAGGATGGAATTGAAAGCCAGAGCTCAGCTGGAGGTTAAACTGACAAGGCCTGTGAAGAGCAACCAGAAGGGCTTCTGtaagcacagcagcagcaacaggagaACCAAGAAAAAAGTGAGCCTGCTTCTCAGTGGGACAGGTGCTTAGTAGCAAAGGACATGAGGTACATGAACCACAAATTACTGAGGTGTCCAGTATCATCTTTACcttgtttttttc
Coding sequences within:
- the MORC3 gene encoding MORC family CW-type zinc finger protein 3, which produces MAAKTQGGIRLSALCPKFLHTNSTSHTWPFSAIAELIDNAYDPDVSAKQIWIDKTVINNNICLTFTDNGNGMNTEKLHKMLSFGFSEKSVMNGRVPVGLYGNGFKSGSMRLGKDAIVFTKNGETMSVGLLSQTFLEVTKAEHVMVPIVTFDNQRQISDPTESKNSLKAILTHSLFSTEEKLLAELDAIIAKKGTRIIIWNLRRDKNEKTEFDFDKDKYDIRIPEDLDETGKRGYKKQERMDQIVPESDYSLRAYCSILYLKPTMQIILRGQKVKTQLVSKSLAFIEHDIYRPKFLNAKAVRITFGFNCRNKDHYGIMMYHKNRLIKAYERVGCQLKANNMGVGVIGIIECNFLKPTHNKQDFDYTNEYRLTIAALGEKLNDYWNEMKTKKNEEYPLALPVEEIQKQPDQTWVQCDACLKWRKLPDGIEHLPEKWYCSLNPDPQFRNCNVPEEPEDDDLIHPTYEKTYKKKDKEKLKKRLEYSHQINNEMFLKTPVSSSKDFKTFSAVSGKEAVPRSLLAETSNASVKRPLLILNRSVSSPHSDSDNSLKRKTLSCLTPVSLKTPRLNDKTFNNHHDDDDDEDVIILEESSTPKPSADSDVPVVKTECINLDQEDKQEENCDVGEPRSAATSESRSEQLTSATQTELPNLVVKKEEVEDDTDIQVPRAEMETKQHSVSDVSETSVDLGNELKNQLQLLNKEKEMYQNKCEVLTKHVETLEQRILEMNNKCVKKEMCHQSTETVSSFEEENVRERSLAEVTILYEQALEEIAKLKEQCSTLQNLKTECNKCADGENKSEVDEIAVQLDDVFRQLDKCSIERDRYKSEIELLEVEKSQIACQCEELRAEIAQLKASIPEAVARANDSTTSNVEDSVNFSDGESLKLRSLRVNVGQLLATIMPDLDLQQVNYDIDVVDEILGQVVEQMHEISST